CACCCCCCGGTGGGGAAAGTCGGGCCAATCGGAGATGCGAAGCAAGGAGAGGGTGTTTCCCTGCTGGTTCAAAATCTGGCTGAGAGTTTGTACGGCGTAAAAGATTCCCGCCGGTGTACCGGCCACGATAGAAATTCCGGCAGGCGTGATGGTCAATTCGTATCCCTGCGGGTGGCGCGCGCCGCCCGGTACTACGCTCAAAGTCAGTCCGATTTGCTCCGCCGGAACGCCTTTCCCGGCCACAATTGGCCAATTGACCCCGACCTGCTGTAACGCCTGCTGCACGTATTGCGCTGTGAAGCGCAAGCTTGGCGGATCGGCGCTATTGAGTATGATGAGTTTGTTTTCAGGTAGAAAAATTTCCCCGCCAAAATATTCAAGCCGGCGAGGAATAGGTAAGAGTAGTAGACCTTCAGCCATTGCGTTGCTCCTCTTTAATAAAATTGACAAGAAAACTGCCACTCCCCAGCCGGCGTAATAGGCGATGCCGTTATCAGCCCACCTCCAACCGGCTTTTCCCTCGCTTGCAATTTGGAAGACAAAATCCTTAAACTAACCATCCAATTGGGCAAAGGTGTTTTTTATTTTGTCATCCAGTTGTCCTTCTCCATGTGTGTCAGAATAAATAAGGGACAAACCTTTTCGTCTGTTGCATATAACTTTGATAGGCGACGCCAAAAAAACGGACATTCTCCGCTTCTTCCACCCTGGCCGTCATGGTCAGAAAAAAAGTGGCTCCAGCCGCCAAACAAAATCCAACCAGGGAAGGTTGTTTAAAAAATACGCCCCAAGCCAAAAAAAACAAAGAACTGTAAAGCGGATGCCGGATGTAACGATACGCGCCGATAGTTATTAACTCGGTTGTTTTTTCCATGCCTAACAACGACGGATCACGCCGTTCCTGATTGGGTTTACCGGCGGTACGCAACAGTTGAACCCCGTGCAGCACCAGAAATAGGGAAACGATCAACAAGAGCCAAGATATTATCTGGTGAAGGGCGAAAGGTTTATTAAGCCAATAATCAAGGTTTAACAAAACCAAAATCACCACTGCTTCCCAGGCAAAAAAACGGTAAAAACCGTGCGAGCGAAAATTACGCAAGGCGGGCCAAGAGACCCAAACAAGACCGGCCGTAGCGACGATGAAGGCAATGATTTTTAATTGAAACGGCATGTTGTCCCTCCGGTTAACGCTCAAATTCTGGGCTAGAGGGTTTTTACACAAAAGGCACAAAGGACTCAAAGAATCTTGGTGACTTCGTGC
This window of the Anaerolineae bacterium genome carries:
- a CDS encoding glycoside hydrolase family 20 zincin-like fold domain-containing protein produces the protein MAEGLLLLPIPRRLEYFGGEIFLPENKLIILNSADPPSLRFTAQYVQQALQQVGVNWPIVAGKGVPAEQIGLTLSVVPGGARHPQGYELTITPAGISIVAGTPAGIFYAVQTLSQILNQQGNTLSLLRISDWPDFPHRGV
- a CDS encoding isoprenylcysteine carboxylmethyltransferase family protein, with product MPFQLKIIAFIVATAGLVWVSWPALRNFRSHGFYRFFAWEAVVILVLLNLDYWLNKPFALHQIISWLLLIVSLFLVLHGVQLLRTAGKPNQERRDPSLLGMEKTTELITIGAYRYIRHPLYSSLFFLAWGVFFKQPSLVGFCLAAGATFFLTMTARVEEAENVRFFGVAYQSYMQQTKRFVPYLF